A stretch of the bacterium genome encodes the following:
- the dapB gene encoding 4-hydroxy-tetrahydrodipicolinate reductase produces the protein MKIALIGYGNMGKEIEKVLSETKNHEIVSVSYRKTTDGLDKEGIKKADVALDFTSPEIVLNNTREVASLGKNLVIGTTGWYDNLEEVKSLVKENNIGLIYGQNFSIGANIFFKIVAFGSSLLSRFGDYDVFGYEIHHKGKKDSPSGTARKLSSLIMKNFPSKKTLQENKLDRQIKDEELHFASVRGGHNTGLHEVVFDSQADEIGLTHRTHGRRGFAEGAIMAAEFIDGKKGLYTVDDLFDQENLK, from the coding sequence ATGAAAATTGCTTTAATTGGTTACGGAAACATGGGTAAAGAAATCGAAAAGGTTCTCTCTGAAACTAAGAATCACGAGATTGTTTCCGTTAGTTACAGGAAAACAACCGATGGTTTAGATAAAGAAGGCATTAAAAAGGCTGACGTAGCTTTAGACTTTACTTCCCCAGAGATAGTATTGAACAATACAAGAGAAGTAGCGTCTTTAGGTAAGAATTTGGTTATTGGAACTACTGGTTGGTATGATAATCTCGAAGAAGTTAAAAGTCTAGTAAAAGAAAATAACATCGGTTTGATTTATGGTCAGAACTTTTCCATTGGGGCTAATATATTCTTCAAAATTGTCGCTTTTGGCAGTAGCCTATTAAGCAGATTTGGGGACTATGATGTTTTCGGTTATGAAATCCATCACAAAGGCAAAAAAGATAGCCCCAGTGGTACTGCAAGGAAACTTTCTAGTTTAATTATGAAAAACTTTCCTAGTAAAAAGACTCTCCAAGAAAACAAACTCGATAGGCAAATAAAAGATGAGGAGTTGCATTTTGCTTCGGTTCGAGGTGGTCACAACACGGGTCTTCATGAAGTAGTGTTTGATAGCCAGGCGGACGAAATTGGTCTCACCCACAGGACTCACGGAAGACGCGGTTTTGCAGAGGGGGCTATAATGGCAGCTGAGTTTATTGACGGTAAAAAAGGACTTTATACAGTTGATGATTTATTTGATCAGGAGAATTTAAAATGA